One region of Candidatus Rokuibacteriota bacterium genomic DNA includes:
- a CDS encoding menaquinone biosynthesis protein: MLRVGCIPYLNCEPFFAHLSGFELHPVTPRALGQAMADGTLHAGPLSLVDFLNLDGAVVPLPFGIATRGPARSVVLLSDRPLSKLGGAVIGVTSETSTSVQLLRLLFALKYDVTPRAWVGAEEPCDALLLIGDGAIRALKSPPRFSHIVDLGSEWAQWTGLPCVFARWGVRVSVPETDRLAFWCALDEALDHGLASIPEIASRRRDTGFTAAEVTAYLDGFTYRLGAEEEKAIAEFSRLRAFLQDARC, from the coding sequence ATGCTCAGGGTCGGGTGCATCCCGTATCTCAACTGCGAGCCCTTCTTCGCTCATCTCTCGGGGTTCGAGCTCCACCCGGTCACGCCCCGGGCGCTCGGGCAGGCCATGGCGGATGGAACCCTCCACGCAGGCCCCCTCTCATTGGTGGACTTTCTAAACCTCGATGGCGCAGTGGTGCCGCTCCCCTTCGGTATCGCGACGCGAGGGCCAGCGCGGAGCGTGGTCCTCCTCTCCGACCGCCCGCTCTCCAAGCTCGGCGGCGCGGTCATCGGTGTCACCAGCGAGACATCCACGTCGGTCCAGCTCCTCAGGCTCCTCTTCGCCCTCAAGTACGACGTGACCCCGCGGGCCTGGGTCGGCGCCGAGGAGCCCTGCGACGCCCTGCTCCTGATCGGCGACGGGGCCATCCGCGCGCTGAAGTCGCCGCCCCGCTTCTCTCATATCGTCGACCTGGGGAGCGAATGGGCTCAGTGGACAGGGCTCCCGTGCGTTTTCGCGCGGTGGGGCGTGCGCGTCTCGGTGCCAGAAACGGACCGGCTCGCGTTCTGGTGCGCCCTCGACGAGGCGCTCGATCACGGGCTCGCCTCCATCCCCGAGATTGCCTCGAGACGGCGCGACACCGGGTTCACGGCCGCGGAGGTGACCGCGTACCTCGACGGGTTCACATACCGGCTG